A single region of the Streptomyces sp. AM 4-1-1 genome encodes:
- a CDS encoding TetR/AcrR family transcriptional regulator, with product MERSSTTRRQATRQKLYEAAVTLIAEKGFSATTVDEIAERAGVAKGTVYYNFKSKTELFEELLRHGVGLLTASLRSAADGSAARGGTRVAALDAMIRAGLVFIDRYPAFTQLYVAELWRTNRAWQGTLLVVRQEAVAVVEEVLREGVANGELSEEIDIQLTAAALVGMVLVAALDWQAFQPERSMDDVHSALSLLLYGRVSGRRG from the coding sequence ATGGAACGCAGTAGCACCACGCGCCGCCAGGCCACCCGGCAGAAGCTCTACGAGGCGGCCGTGACTCTCATCGCCGAGAAGGGGTTCTCGGCGACCACGGTGGACGAGATCGCCGAACGCGCCGGGGTCGCGAAGGGGACGGTCTACTACAACTTCAAGAGCAAGACGGAACTGTTCGAGGAACTGCTGCGCCACGGCGTGGGACTGCTCACCGCGTCGCTGCGGTCCGCCGCCGACGGGAGCGCGGCGCGCGGCGGCACCCGGGTGGCGGCGCTCGACGCGATGATCCGGGCGGGTCTGGTCTTCATCGACCGCTATCCGGCGTTCACCCAGCTGTACGTCGCCGAGCTCTGGCGCACCAACCGGGCCTGGCAGGGCACGCTCCTGGTGGTGCGTCAGGAGGCCGTCGCCGTGGTGGAGGAAGTCCTGCGCGAGGGGGTCGCGAACGGCGAGCTGAGCGAGGAGATCGACATCCAGCTGACGGCGGCGGCGCTGGTCGGCATGGTGCTGGTGGCCGCCCTGGACTGGCAGGCGTTCCAGCCCGAGCGGTCGATGGACGATGTGCACTCGGCGCTGTCCCTGCTGCTGTACGGGCGGGTCAGCGGACGCCGGGGCTGA
- a CDS encoding DUF4126 domain-containing protein encodes MSVLPLVFTSGWASGINAYAVVLLLGVFGATGLTDEVPAALQRTDVLVIVGVLFLCEAVADKVPYLDTFWDAVHTVVRPIAGGVVAALLAGQSGSLPELAAGAIGGSTALVSHLVKAGTRMAVNTSPEPFSNVLVSLVEDLAVAGVITFAVFHPVLAATVAGAFLLLGVATVAFLAGRIRRFLRRRAQRREERRAAGAGLARPLG; translated from the coding sequence GTGTCCGTACTCCCCCTGGTCTTCACAAGCGGCTGGGCGAGCGGGATCAACGCCTACGCGGTGGTCCTGCTCCTCGGCGTGTTCGGCGCGACCGGTCTCACCGACGAGGTGCCCGCCGCGCTCCAGCGCACCGATGTCCTGGTGATCGTCGGTGTGCTCTTCCTGTGCGAGGCGGTGGCGGACAAGGTCCCGTACCTGGACACCTTCTGGGACGCGGTCCACACCGTCGTCAGACCGATCGCCGGGGGCGTCGTCGCGGCGCTGCTGGCCGGGCAGAGCGGTTCGCTGCCGGAGCTGGCCGCGGGTGCGATCGGCGGGTCGACCGCGCTGGTCAGCCATCTGGTGAAGGCGGGCACCCGGATGGCGGTGAACACGTCACCCGAGCCGTTCAGCAATGTCCTGGTGAGCCTCGTCGAGGATCTGGCGGTGGCGGGTGTCATCACCTTCGCGGTGTTCCATCCGGTGCTGGCCGCGACCGTCGCGGGGGCCTTCCTGCTGCTCGGCGTGGCGACCGTGGCGTTCCTGGCCGGCCGCATCCGCCGGTTCCTGCGGCGCCGGGCGCAGCGGCGTGAGGAGAGACGTGCGGCGGGGGCAGGCCTCGCCCGGCCTCTCGGCTGA